One genomic segment of Alkaliphilus flagellatus includes these proteins:
- a CDS encoding proline racemase, whose amino-acid sequence MNFVKSIHAIDSHTMGEPTRMVVGGIPNIPGNTMAAKKAFLEREMDEIRTTIMHEPRGHNDMFGSIVLAPTHEEADFGIIFMDGGGYLNMCGHGSIGAITVAVETGMVEKKEPFTEVVMDTPAGLIRGKAKVEKGKVKEVSIVNVPAFLYKQDVKIIVPEIGEVVLDISFGGSFFAIVNAKQLKTTIEPKNTQRLVDIGLKIREIINNTVEIKHPLLDHIKTVDLVEIYDDPVHKEADYRNVVIFGQGQVDRSPCGTGTSAKLATLYSKGQIKVDEPFVYESILGTIFKGRVIGTTKVGEYEAIIPEITGSAFITGFNQFVVSPDDPVKTGFILK is encoded by the coding sequence ATGAACTTTGTAAAGAGTATTCATGCTATAGATTCTCATACTATGGGGGAGCCTACCCGTATGGTTGTAGGTGGTATTCCAAACATCCCAGGAAATACAATGGCTGCAAAGAAGGCTTTTTTAGAGAGGGAAATGGACGAGATTAGAACTACTATTATGCACGAACCTAGAGGTCATAATGATATGTTTGGATCCATAGTTTTGGCTCCAACACATGAAGAAGCAGATTTTGGAATTATTTTTATGGATGGTGGAGGCTATTTGAATATGTGCGGTCATGGTTCTATAGGAGCTATTACTGTAGCAGTAGAAACTGGCATGGTAGAAAAAAAAGAACCTTTCACAGAGGTAGTAATGGATACCCCAGCTGGTCTAATAAGAGGAAAAGCTAAGGTAGAGAAGGGTAAAGTAAAAGAGGTTTCTATTGTAAATGTCCCGGCATTTTTATATAAGCAGGATGTAAAAATTATTGTACCAGAGATAGGGGAAGTTGTATTAGATATTTCCTTTGGAGGTAGTTTTTTTGCGATAGTGAATGCCAAGCAGTTAAAAACAACTATAGAGCCTAAAAATACACAAAGACTAGTTGATATTGGTCTAAAAATAAGAGAAATAATAAATAACACAGTGGAGATAAAGCACCCATTATTAGACCATATTAAAACTGTTGATTTAGTAGAGATCTATGATGATCCAGTACACAAAGAGGCGGATTATAGAAATGTTGTTATTTTTGGTCAAGGACAAGTAGATAGATCCCCCTGTGGTACAGGGACAAGCGCTAAGCTAGCTACTTTATATTCAAAAGGGCAGATTAAAGTAGATGAACCATTTGTCTATGAAAGTATTCTAGGAACAATATTTAAAGGAAGAGTAATTGGAACTACAAAAGTAGGGGAGTATGAAGCAATTATACCAGAAATAACGGGATCAGCTTTTATAACAGGATTCAATCAATTTGTTGTATCGCCAGATGATCCAGTGAAAACAGGGTTTATACTAAAGTAG
- a CDS encoding sulfite exporter TauE/SafE family protein — MITAVLGVLAALTICFAIVFIKDVVKHKNNLESNSWVKVSAIGFITNFFDTLGIGSFAPTTALLKAFKQTKDRVIPGTLNVACTIPVVAEAFIFMTVIKVEPITLIGMLAAAALGAWVGAGIVSKLPERIIQFTMGVALFITAFLMFASKVGWMPGGGDAIGLEGGKLIFAIVANFVLGALMTAGIGLYAPCMALVYFLGMSPNIAFPIMMGSCAFLMPVASIKFVKEGAYDRKASLGITIGGAIGVFIAAYIVKSLPLNILGWLVIGVILYTSITMLKSASKAHSKSGVAIE, encoded by the coding sequence ATGATAACAGCGGTTTTAGGTGTTTTAGCAGCTTTAACAATTTGTTTTGCTATAGTTTTTATAAAAGACGTAGTTAAGCACAAAAATAATTTAGAATCGAACTCATGGGTAAAGGTAAGTGCAATTGGATTTATTACAAACTTTTTCGACACATTAGGAATTGGTTCTTTTGCACCTACCACAGCTTTATTGAAGGCCTTTAAGCAAACAAAAGATAGGGTAATTCCTGGTACTTTAAATGTTGCTTGTACTATACCAGTTGTAGCAGAGGCTTTTATTTTTATGACAGTAATAAAGGTGGAACCAATTACATTAATAGGCATGCTTGCAGCAGCAGCTCTAGGTGCCTGGGTAGGGGCTGGCATAGTTTCAAAACTACCAGAGAGAATAATTCAGTTCACAATGGGTGTAGCCTTATTTATAACAGCATTTTTAATGTTTGCATCTAAGGTAGGATGGATGCCTGGTGGTGGAGATGCAATTGGATTAGAGGGAGGCAAATTAATATTTGCTATAGTAGCTAACTTTGTATTAGGAGCTCTAATGACAGCAGGAATTGGTCTGTATGCACCTTGTATGGCCTTAGTATACTTTTTAGGTATGTCGCCGAATATTGCTTTCCCAATTATGATGGGTTCTTGTGCTTTTCTTATGCCAGTAGCTTCTATAAAGTTTGTTAAGGAAGGAGCATACGATAGAAAGGCATCCTTAGGTATAACAATAGGTGGAGCTATTGGAGTATTTATTGCGGCATATATTGTAAAGTCATTACCACTTAATATATTAGGTTGGTTAGTTATTGGTGTTATTTTATATACTTCAATTACAATGTTAAAATCAGCTAGCAAAGCACATAGTAAATCAGGTGTTGCTATTGAATAA
- the rpsF gene encoding 30S ribosomal protein S6 → MNKYELVYILKSNVEDEKRTQLLDKFRGIIEADGAIENVDEWGNRKLAYEINKINEGYYTLVNFNAGADVPKELDRNLKIADEVIRHMIIKIEE, encoded by the coding sequence ATGAACAAGTATGAATTAGTATACATTCTAAAGTCAAACGTTGAAGACGAAAAAAGAACTCAACTATTAGACAAATTTAGAGGTATCATCGAAGCTGATGGAGCAATCGAAAATGTTGACGAGTGGGGTAACAGAAAGTTAGCTTATGAAATCAACAAGATAAACGAAGGATACTATACTTTAGTAAACTTCAATGCTGGAGCTGATGTACCAAAAGAATTAGACAGAAACTTAAAAATTGCTGATGAAGTAATTAGACATATGATTATTAAAATAGAAGAATAA
- a CDS encoding single-stranded DNA-binding protein, whose translation MNRVILIGRLARDPELRFTASGKAVATFSIAVNRPFSKEKEADFFNIVVWGKTAENCANYLAKGRLVGLEGRLQSRSYEAQTGEKRYVTEVIADQVEFLEWGNKEGQGQSPSKRNDDFGSVDIDINEFQAMDDDEDIPF comes from the coding sequence ATGAATAGAGTAATTTTAATCGGACGTCTTGCTAGAGACCCAGAATTACGTTTTACTGCAAGCGGAAAAGCCGTAGCCACCTTTAGTATAGCAGTAAATAGACCCTTTTCTAAAGAAAAGGAAGCAGATTTTTTCAACATAGTAGTATGGGGAAAAACGGCTGAAAACTGTGCTAACTATCTTGCAAAAGGTAGATTGGTAGGATTAGAAGGAAGACTTCAAAGCAGATCCTATGAAGCTCAAACTGGCGAAAAACGGTATGTTACAGAGGTTATAGCTGATCAGGTAGAGTTTTTAGAGTGGGGTAATAAAGAAGGACAAGGACAATCCCCATCTAAAAGAAATGATGATTTTGGGTCTGTCGATATAGATATTAATGAATTCCAGGCAATGGATGATGACGAAGACATCCCATTCTAG
- the rpsR gene encoding 30S ribosomal protein S18 produces the protein MVNNKRRRKTRKKICVFCADKTKNIDYKDVHKLKKYVTERGKILPRRISGNCAIHQRELTQAIKRSRHIALLPYTMD, from the coding sequence ATGGTAAACAATAAAAGAAGACGTAAAACAAGAAAAAAAATCTGTGTTTTCTGTGCTGATAAAACAAAAAATATTGACTATAAAGATGTGCATAAACTAAAAAAATACGTAACTGAAAGAGGTAAGATTTTACCAAGAAGAATTTCAGGAAATTGTGCAATTCATCAAAGAGAGTTAACACAAGCAATCAAAAGATCAAGACACATTGCCTTATTACCATATACAATGGATTAA
- a CDS encoding ammonia-forming cytochrome c nitrite reductase subunit c552, with protein MKRRGLFIFLLVVITLVSACSKSSTEAKGEEIQGIIPAEEWADKYPDEYASYLKNAEVANTTYGGSEAIDYLEKYPNLKTLYAGNGFSKEYLRARGHVYALEDVINTARPKPGASCLSCKTADYLEMINEYGDSVHAMNFDEMAAKVKNTISCYDCHQNTPGEPVITRNHLNVGLDKLDTEFKMGDLSCAQCHVEYYMDKETKEVILPWDNGITVEGIEKYYDDMDYYDWVHPDTGTKLLKAQHSEFETYQGSLHSKMGLTCIDCHMPPMENEDGDTYRSHQWTSPLKHVEQSCLPCHKNETADELIARVEKIQEGVENKTNEVSDIIVNLINELTKAVNSGKYPEETLNLARDYHRKAQWRWDFVFVENSTGFHNPEFTHKSLDEARMYAEKGLEVLREFQ; from the coding sequence ATGAAAAGAAGAGGTTTATTTATATTTTTATTAGTAGTAATAACATTGGTTTCTGCCTGTTCTAAGTCTAGCACCGAAGCAAAGGGAGAAGAAATACAAGGAATTATTCCTGCAGAGGAGTGGGCTGATAAGTATCCAGATGAATATGCTTCCTATTTAAAAAATGCGGAGGTGGCAAACACAACCTATGGTGGTTCTGAGGCAATTGACTATTTAGAAAAGTACCCAAATCTTAAAACACTATATGCGGGGAATGGATTTAGCAAGGAATATTTAAGAGCTAGAGGCCATGTATATGCATTAGAAGATGTGATTAATACAGCTAGGCCAAAGCCAGGGGCCAGTTGTCTATCTTGCAAGACTGCCGATTATTTAGAAATGATCAATGAATATGGAGATAGTGTCCATGCAATGAATTTTGATGAAATGGCGGCCAAGGTTAAAAATACTATTAGCTGCTATGATTGCCATCAAAATACCCCTGGGGAACCTGTAATAACGAGGAATCATTTAAATGTTGGCTTAGATAAGTTAGATACAGAGTTTAAGATGGGTGATTTATCCTGTGCTCAATGTCATGTGGAGTACTATATGGATAAAGAAACAAAGGAAGTTATTTTGCCCTGGGATAATGGAATAACTGTTGAAGGAATAGAAAAGTACTATGATGATATGGATTACTACGATTGGGTACATCCAGATACAGGTACAAAGCTTCTTAAGGCACAACATTCAGAGTTTGAAACATATCAAGGAAGTCTACATAGCAAAATGGGGTTAACCTGTATAGACTGTCATATGCCACCAATGGAAAATGAAGATGGGGATACTTATCGCTCCCATCAATGGACAAGTCCATTGAAGCATGTGGAACAATCATGTTTACCATGTCACAAAAACGAAACTGCTGATGAACTTATTGCCAGAGTAGAAAAGATTCAAGAAGGTGTAGAAAATAAAACCAATGAAGTTAGTGACATTATTGTAAATTTAATTAATGAATTAACAAAGGCTGTAAACAGTGGTAAATATCCAGAAGAAACATTGAATTTAGCAAGAGATTACCATAGAAAGGCTCAATGGAGATGGGATTTTGTTTTCGTAGAAAACAGTACAGGATTCCATAATCCAGAGTTTACCCATAAAAGCTTAGATGAGGCACGTATGTATGCGGAGAAAGGTTTAGAGGTTTTAAGAGAATTTCAATAA